Proteins from a genomic interval of Polaribacter sp. Q13:
- a CDS encoding CRTAC1 family protein: MKYKTMSNINFSIKNLWILGAIASFIGVNSINAQSDSFKEVFKEFPRQEKNLRKWDSPVVADLDKDGYPDLLINDHGYAIQVQWNNKGKFAKPFDIIMGDLHGISVGDFDKDGNLEIIMSRGGGSGSNARNSKIYKVKGREFIPMADFTEPLALMRGRTVKFVDLDNDGDLDLLNFAFPDGAKKGASENYIYENNGAGELIMHSTLPASKVNGQKTLITDINNDNIIDIILYGDKNVIVYQGNGDLTFKDVTKKVLSYDIDEVTAIAEIDYDNDGDMDLYFTRGLEFKKGESFYNKATKDLGFYTKRGELKLDDFVSGEVLHMENFQSQWPNNDTYYIGEASYDYVFYGETHSGKDINLVMSDALGFPDNPNYQEKKGWYIGYVGNQKWRIGGFLWAPATGVVHNVKNYTESKHPKAINDILLENKGSKFVDVTKKANVFLEAQTMAVTVADYDNNGFDDLLVIRRGDLVYENESILYLNNGKSAFKAKEGHHIITKDLGGIGMAVESIDYNKDGKVDVVIGEERGKWHLFKNEMADSNKSLTVEVRNSKKGNIPPLGALVTISSCGNTQQQRVGTSSSQYSLNHNTFVHFGLGDCSKSIKVKVMYSNGEVLEQTVKASNKEIVIGKK, translated from the coding sequence ATGAAATACAAAACTATGAGTAACATTAATTTCAGCATTAAAAATCTTTGGATACTTGGAGCAATAGCCTCTTTTATTGGTGTAAATTCTATAAATGCACAAAGCGATTCTTTTAAAGAAGTCTTTAAAGAATTTCCAAGACAAGAAAAGAATTTAAGGAAATGGGATTCGCCTGTGGTCGCAGATTTAGACAAAGATGGGTATCCAGATTTGTTGATAAATGACCATGGTTATGCAATTCAGGTACAATGGAATAATAAAGGAAAGTTTGCAAAACCTTTTGATATCATCATGGGAGATTTACACGGAATTTCTGTGGGAGATTTTGATAAAGATGGAAATTTAGAAATAATTATGTCTCGAGGAGGAGGTTCTGGAAGTAACGCTAGAAATTCTAAAATATATAAAGTAAAAGGGAGAGAATTTATTCCGATGGCAGATTTTACAGAACCATTAGCTTTAATGCGCGGTAGAACAGTGAAATTTGTAGATTTAGATAATGATGGCGATTTAGATTTGTTAAATTTTGCGTTTCCTGATGGCGCAAAAAAAGGGGCAAGTGAAAACTATATTTATGAAAATAATGGTGCAGGAGAATTAATCATGCATTCAACTTTACCTGCAAGTAAAGTAAACGGACAAAAAACGTTGATTACAGATATTAATAATGATAACATTATTGATATTATTTTATATGGCGATAAAAACGTAATTGTATATCAAGGAAATGGTGATTTAACTTTTAAAGATGTTACTAAAAAAGTATTGTCTTACGATATTGATGAAGTAACTGCAATTGCAGAAATTGATTACGACAATGATGGTGATATGGATTTATATTTCACTAGAGGATTAGAATTTAAAAAAGGAGAATCATTTTATAATAAAGCAACGAAAGATTTAGGTTTTTATACAAAAAGGGGCGAATTAAAATTAGACGATTTTGTTTCTGGTGAAGTTTTACATATGGAAAATTTTCAGTCTCAATGGCCAAATAATGATACGTATTATATTGGTGAGGCTTCTTATGATTATGTTTTTTATGGAGAAACACATTCTGGAAAAGATATTAATTTAGTGATGAGTGATGCTTTAGGTTTTCCAGATAATCCTAATTACCAAGAGAAAAAAGGGTGGTATATTGGATATGTAGGTAATCAAAAATGGAGAATTGGTGGTTTTCTTTGGGCGCCAGCAACGGGTGTGGTGCATAACGTAAAAAACTATACAGAATCTAAACATCCAAAAGCAATCAATGATATTTTATTAGAAAACAAAGGATCTAAGTTTGTAGATGTTACTAAAAAAGCAAATGTGTTTTTAGAAGCACAAACAATGGCGGTTACTGTCGCAGATTATGACAACAATGGTTTTGATGATTTATTAGTAATTAGAAGAGGAGATTTGGTCTATGAAAACGAATCGATTTTGTATTTAAATAATGGTAAATCTGCTTTTAAAGCTAAAGAAGGACATCATATTATAACGAAAGATTTAGGAGGAATTGGAATGGCCGTAGAAAGTATCGACTATAATAAAGATGGAAAAGTAGATGTTGTAATTGGAGAAGAAAGAGGAAAATGGCATTTGTTTAAAAATGAAATGGCAGATAGTAATAAGTCATTAACTGTTGAGGTTAGAAACTCTAAAAAAGGAAATATTCCACCTTTAGGTGCTTTGGTAACAATTTCTTCTTGTGGAAATACGCAACAACAAAGAGTTGGTACTTCATCTTCTCAATATTCATTAAACCACAACACTTTTGTTCATTTTGGATTGGGAGATTGTAGCAAAAGCATTAAAGTAAAAGTGATGTATTCTAATGGTGAGGTTTTAGAACAAACCGTAAAAGCAAGCAATAAGGAGATTGTAATAGGGAAAAAATAA
- a CDS encoding sulfatase, with protein sequence MLSIFLNGYAQEKKPNILLIVVDDLNDYTGFLGGHPQVKTPNMDALAKEGTVFTNAHTNTPICAPSRASFLTGIYPHVSHNFWFTDWTINKVLSNSKSIAQFMGDNGYKTYATGKLMHHRVKSEWNEYGIENDFGPYAYDGKKVAKHPNMPAAYTDNKNDGLFMSLAKVPNVKVTDKAPGYKGWYDVKNKKPFKYVNDDDRDLMNDELSAEWAVDKLKGLDKFNNDKPFFMAVGFVRPHTPLVAPQKYFDMYPLETLKVPVIKKNDNKDTYYRTTFKWAMPWTQHYQELEASYKNIDDGLKTYVQAYLACVSFTDDQIGKVLKTLKESRFDKNTVVILVSDHGYNMGEKDFLYKNNLWEESTRIPMIIKDPSIKGSKGQRIKHPVSLIDLYPTIADFANIKASNTKNELGKTLSGFSLKPFLENPKNPQWKGPDVALTAVRGLLKSDETKKQSYSVRSEKYRYILYVNGKEELYDHTKDAYEWINLANNKKYRQIKADLKNQLQEILTKQ encoded by the coding sequence TTGCTAAGTATTTTTTTAAACGGTTATGCTCAAGAGAAAAAACCAAATATTCTTTTAATTGTAGTAGACGATTTAAATGATTATACAGGTTTTTTAGGAGGACATCCCCAAGTAAAAACTCCAAATATGGATGCCTTAGCAAAAGAAGGAACCGTGTTTACAAATGCACATACAAATACACCTATTTGCGCCCCTTCTCGAGCAAGTTTTTTAACAGGTATTTATCCGCATGTTTCACATAATTTCTGGTTTACAGATTGGACAATCAATAAGGTATTAAGTAACAGTAAATCCATCGCCCAATTTATGGGAGATAATGGATATAAAACGTATGCTACTGGAAAACTAATGCATCACAGGGTTAAATCTGAATGGAATGAATATGGAATAGAAAATGATTTTGGACCTTATGCTTACGATGGTAAAAAGGTAGCCAAACATCCTAACATGCCAGCGGCGTATACTGATAATAAAAACGATGGTTTATTTATGTCTTTAGCAAAAGTGCCAAATGTGAAAGTAACTGATAAAGCACCCGGTTATAAAGGATGGTATGATGTGAAAAATAAAAAGCCATTTAAGTATGTAAATGATGATGATCGTGATTTAATGAATGATGAATTAAGTGCAGAATGGGCAGTTGATAAATTAAAAGGATTGGATAAATTTAATAATGATAAACCGTTTTTTATGGCAGTTGGGTTTGTGAGACCTCATACTCCTTTGGTAGCTCCTCAGAAATATTTTGATATGTATCCTTTAGAAACGTTAAAAGTACCGGTGATAAAAAAGAATGATAATAAAGATACGTATTACCGTACTACTTTTAAATGGGCAATGCCTTGGACGCAACATTATCAAGAATTAGAAGCTTCTTACAAAAATATAGATGATGGTTTAAAAACATATGTACAAGCTTATTTAGCTTGTGTTTCTTTTACAGATGATCAAATTGGGAAGGTTTTAAAAACGTTAAAAGAAAGTCGTTTTGATAAAAATACCGTAGTTATTTTAGTAAGTGATCATGGGTATAATATGGGCGAAAAAGATTTTTTATATAAAAATAACCTTTGGGAAGAAAGTACAAGAATTCCAATGATTATAAAAGATCCTAGCATTAAAGGAAGCAAAGGACAACGTATAAAACACCCAGTATCATTAATTGATTTGTATCCAACAATTGCAGATTTTGCCAATATTAAAGCAAGCAATACTAAAAACGAATTAGGAAAAACGTTAAGTGGATTCAGTTTAAAACCATTTTTAGAAAACCCTAAAAATCCACAATGGAAAGGACCAGATGTTGCTTTAACCGCTGTAAGAGGGCTTTTAAAAAGTGATGAGACTAAAAAGCAAAGTTATTCAGTAAGATCAGAAAAATACAGATACATCTTATATGTAAACGGTAAAGAAGAATTATACGACCATACTAAAGATGCGTATGAGTGGATAAATTTAGCCAACAATAAAAAGTATCGTCAAATTAAGGCAGATTTAAAAAATCAACTACAAGAAATTTTAACTAAACAATAA
- a CDS encoding L-rhamnose/proton symporter RhaT: MEFLPLLLVIFASVFQGSFGLGMKFMPPLKWEAWWLVHSVFALILVPTIWGLLVVPDLFTVLSNASLNTTLLAMTFGALWGVGGIMFGKSVPYIGMSLTYGIVMGVCAAAGSLIPFFGLDNFKGLASFPYIITGVIVMLIGVAITAYAGILKDRLQKVDNKDEKVNLKVGIIIAVLSGLLSAALAIGFDKGGEIGSLAISSGAIPRNSSLAIWVVVLWGGFIVNAGYAIFLLMKNKTWNSFSTPNAGKAYMWAIVAALLWFGALGVYGQGATLMGDLGAVVGWPILLGLSLIVGNFWAYLNKEWKDAKKPFNIMLFGLLVLIIAVVIIGYANGVS, translated from the coding sequence ATGGAATTTTTACCACTTTTACTAGTAATTTTTGCAAGTGTATTTCAGGGCTCATTTGGACTTGGAATGAAATTTATGCCACCTCTTAAATGGGAGGCTTGGTGGCTGGTACATTCAGTTTTTGCATTAATTCTTGTGCCCACAATATGGGGACTTCTTGTAGTGCCAGATTTATTTACGGTACTTTCAAACGCGTCTCTTAATACTACATTATTAGCAATGACATTTGGTGCACTTTGGGGTGTTGGTGGTATTATGTTTGGAAAAAGTGTGCCTTATATTGGTATGTCTTTAACCTACGGAATTGTAATGGGAGTTTGTGCTGCTGCAGGTAGTTTAATTCCTTTCTTTGGCTTAGATAATTTTAAGGGATTGGCTTCTTTTCCATACATTATTACAGGAGTTATTGTAATGCTAATTGGAGTTGCTATAACGGCTTATGCAGGTATCTTAAAAGATAGATTGCAGAAGGTTGATAATAAGGATGAGAAAGTTAATTTAAAAGTAGGAATTATTATTGCTGTTTTAAGTGGACTTTTATCAGCTGCATTAGCTATTGGTTTTGATAAAGGTGGTGAAATTGGTTCTTTGGCTATTTCGTCTGGCGCAATACCTAGAAATAGTAGTTTAGCTATTTGGGTTGTTGTTTTATGGGGTGGTTTTATTGTGAATGCAGGGTATGCTATCTTTTTATTGATGAAGAACAAAACATGGAATTCCTTCTCTACACCTAATGCAGGGAAAGCTTATATGTGGGCTATTGTTGCTGCTTTATTATGGTTTGGTGCTTTGGGAGTTTATGGACAAGGAGCAACTTTAATGGGAGATTTAGGAGCTGTAGTAGGATGGCCAATATTATTAGGCTTGTCACTTATAGTGGGTAATTTTTGGGCATATCTTAATAAAGAATGGAAAGATGCTAAAAAGCCTTTTAACATTATGCTATTTGGTCTTTTAGTGTTGATTATTGCTGTGGTAATTATCGGTTATGCAAATGGTGTTTCATAA
- a CDS encoding glycoside hydrolase family 127 protein, whose product MKYLIIAVFGFLLIISCKQEVEKDKALAVKTRTSKDFKLNTHKGIINNTNSKYVKLKSIDIGDCTWTDGFWADKFEVAEKVMVPYMGKLLTGDVGHALNNFKIAAGLKEGKHQGMKWHDGDFYKWMEASMYIYAQNKDEKIIKDLDEYIEIIKKAQAEDGYIHTQVQTEADMDRFGNRQHHEMYNFGHLYTSACIHYRITGKTNFLDLAIKNADFLYNKFMPEPKGDLKRFGFNQTQIMGLVELYRTTNDKKYLELAELFINLRGQSKVEPTAVSNYKFIGDMVQERTPIRKAKTAEGHAVLALYFYAGAADVAAETGEQALIDALDRLWGNVVNKKMYVTGAVGQTHHGVSSHVDMVHEGFINEYMMPNLSAYNETCANICNSMFSYRMLGLNGESKYADIMELVLFNSALSGISVEGKDYFYANPLRVSHDGYDPGNDTEFDVRQPYIPCFCCPPNLVRTIAKVSGWAYSLSENGIAVNLYGGNKLSTKLLDGSSIKLTQVTQYPWEGKVDITVEESKKEAFDIMLRIPDWARGSKILINGKPSGIAPKSGNFAIVNRKWIKGDVLTLDMPMNVTLLEGHPLIEEVRNQAAIKRGPVVYCIESPDLPKGTDILDVYLPVKSKLTATYKPDLLGGISTINGNVKLRKDDKKGMYRKMTDIKWDTYKAQFVPYFAWANRGQAEMSVWVPILME is encoded by the coding sequence ATGAAATACCTGATAATTGCAGTATTTGGTTTTCTACTGATAATTTCTTGCAAACAAGAGGTAGAAAAAGATAAAGCTTTAGCAGTTAAAACCAGAACTAGTAAAGATTTTAAGTTAAATACACATAAGGGTATTATTAATAATACAAATAGTAAGTATGTAAAATTAAAAAGCATCGATATTGGAGATTGTACCTGGACAGATGGTTTTTGGGCAGATAAATTTGAAGTTGCCGAAAAAGTGATGGTACCTTACATGGGAAAACTTTTAACAGGAGATGTTGGTCATGCTTTAAATAACTTTAAAATTGCTGCTGGCTTAAAAGAAGGAAAGCATCAAGGAATGAAATGGCACGATGGTGATTTCTATAAATGGATGGAAGCATCAATGTACATTTATGCTCAAAATAAAGATGAGAAAATTATAAAAGATCTTGATGAGTATATTGAAATAATTAAAAAAGCACAAGCAGAAGATGGTTACATACATACGCAAGTTCAAACTGAAGCAGACATGGATCGTTTTGGTAACAGACAGCATCATGAAATGTATAATTTTGGACATCTTTATACAAGTGCATGTATTCATTACCGTATTACAGGGAAAACGAACTTTTTAGATTTAGCAATTAAGAATGCAGATTTTCTTTATAATAAATTTATGCCAGAACCAAAAGGAGATTTAAAACGTTTTGGTTTTAATCAAACTCAAATTATGGGGTTGGTAGAATTGTATAGAACAACAAATGATAAGAAATATTTAGAATTAGCTGAGTTATTTATCAATTTAAGAGGGCAATCTAAAGTAGAACCTACAGCTGTTTCAAATTATAAGTTTATTGGAGATATGGTGCAAGAGCGCACACCAATTCGTAAGGCAAAAACAGCAGAAGGTCATGCTGTATTAGCATTATACTTTTATGCTGGAGCTGCAGATGTTGCTGCAGAAACAGGTGAGCAAGCTTTAATTGATGCTTTAGATAGACTTTGGGGTAATGTAGTGAATAAGAAAATGTATGTTACTGGTGCAGTCGGACAAACACATCATGGGGTGTCATCTCATGTAGATATGGTTCATGAAGGGTTTATTAATGAATATATGATGCCAAATTTATCAGCATATAATGAAACCTGTGCCAATATTTGTAACTCTATGTTTAGTTATAGAATGTTAGGGTTAAACGGAGAATCTAAATATGCAGATATTATGGAATTGGTGCTTTTTAATAGTGCTTTGTCCGGTATTAGTGTTGAAGGGAAAGATTATTTTTATGCAAACCCACTTCGTGTAAGTCATGATGGTTATGATCCAGGGAATGATACAGAATTTGATGTTCGTCAGCCATATATCCCATGTTTTTGTTGTCCGCCAAACTTAGTACGTACCATCGCAAAAGTTTCAGGATGGGCGTATAGTTTATCGGAAAACGGAATAGCCGTAAACTTATACGGAGGAAATAAATTATCGACTAAATTATTAGATGGATCTTCAATAAAATTAACGCAAGTTACCCAATACCCTTGGGAAGGAAAAGTAGATATTACTGTTGAAGAGAGTAAAAAAGAAGCATTTGATATTATGTTAAGAATTCCGGATTGGGCAAGAGGATCAAAAATTTTAATTAATGGAAAACCGTCTGGTATTGCACCTAAAAGTGGAAACTTCGCTATCGTGAATCGTAAATGGATTAAAGGCGATGTATTAACTTTAGATATGCCAATGAATGTTACGTTATTAGAAGGACATCCATTAATTGAAGAAGTTAGAAATCAAGCAGCTATTAAAAGAGGGCCGGTTGTATACTGTATTGAATCTCCAGATTTACCTAAAGGAACTGATATTTTAGATGTGTATCTTCCTGTAAAATCGAAATTAACGGCAACTTACAAACCAGACCTTTTAGGAGGTATATCTACAATTAACGGTAATGTAAAATTACGTAAGGATGATAAAAAAGGAATGTATAGAAAAATGACTGACATCAAATGGGATACTTATAAAGCTCAATTTGTGCCTTATTTTGCATGGGCTAATAGAGGTCAGGCAGAAATGAGTGTTTGGGTTCCTATACTAATGGAATAA
- a CDS encoding sulfatase-like hydrolase/transferase, whose amino-acid sequence MKQISNQLKLLFFGTFISIMGCTAQEERPNILFVLCDDLGYNDVGFNGSTDIITPELDKLANEGITFTSAYVAHPFCGPSRASILTGRYPQEMGTAFNLHSNSSMNDADNMGIPLNETYMSKVLQDAGYYTSAFGKWHLGSAPKYQPNKRGFDNYYGFLGGGHNYFPEKYQKEYQKQLKAGKKEIRDYILPLDHNGKEVKETEYITDALTREAMNDIQLASTKKDPFFIYLAYNAPHVPLEAKAEDLKVFANIKDKDRRTYAAMVYAVDRGVGKIVKKLKETNQYDNTLIVFLSDNGGNFDHGANNYPLKGSKGDAWEGGYRVPMFMHYPKKLGKGLKFDFPVSSLDLYPTFVNLAKGKIPKDKILDGKDIMEAVKNNTEPHKEDMIYCLRYRHGYSDVGARLGDWKITRMGNEPWRLTNITKDIGEKKNLGGRYPERLKKMVAETQKWTEGFVQPLWYYSAKDEELWKDGRMPQYNETFEVDMLTDLPTKK is encoded by the coding sequence ATGAAACAGATTTCAAATCAACTAAAATTATTATTCTTCGGAACTTTTATATCCATAATGGGCTGTACAGCACAAGAAGAAAGGCCTAATATTTTGTTCGTCTTGTGTGATGATCTTGGTTATAATGATGTTGGATTCAATGGATCTACAGATATTATTACACCAGAATTAGATAAATTAGCTAATGAAGGCATTACGTTTACTTCTGCTTATGTAGCACATCCTTTTTGTGGTCCGAGTAGAGCTTCTATATTAACAGGACGCTATCCTCAAGAAATGGGAACTGCTTTTAATTTGCATAGTAATTCTAGTATGAATGATGCTGACAATATGGGGATTCCTTTAAATGAAACCTATATGTCTAAAGTATTACAAGATGCTGGTTATTATACTAGTGCTTTTGGAAAATGGCATCTAGGAAGTGCTCCAAAATACCAACCTAACAAAAGGGGATTCGATAATTATTATGGATTCCTTGGAGGAGGGCATAATTATTTCCCAGAGAAATATCAGAAGGAATATCAGAAACAGTTAAAAGCAGGCAAAAAAGAAATTCGCGATTATATTCTTCCGCTAGACCATAACGGCAAAGAAGTTAAGGAAACAGAATATATTACCGATGCTTTAACTAGAGAGGCTATGAACGATATTCAATTAGCTTCCACTAAAAAAGATCCTTTCTTTATTTATTTAGCCTATAATGCGCCACATGTTCCTTTAGAAGCAAAAGCAGAAGATTTAAAGGTTTTTGCAAATATTAAAGATAAAGACAGAAGAACGTATGCGGCTATGGTGTATGCTGTTGATAGAGGAGTTGGGAAGATTGTGAAAAAGTTAAAAGAAACAAATCAGTACGACAATACGTTAATTGTATTTTTGAGTGATAATGGTGGTAATTTTGATCACGGAGCTAATAATTATCCACTTAAAGGTTCTAAGGGTGATGCTTGGGAAGGCGGTTATAGAGTGCCAATGTTTATGCATTATCCTAAAAAATTAGGAAAAGGTTTAAAGTTTGATTTCCCTGTTTCTTCGTTAGATTTATATCCTACGTTTGTAAATTTAGCAAAAGGTAAAATTCCTAAAGACAAAATATTAGATGGTAAGGATATTATGGAAGCTGTAAAAAATAATACAGAACCACATAAAGAAGACATGATTTACTGTTTAAGATATCGTCATGGTTATAGTGATGTTGGGGCAAGATTAGGCGATTGGAAAATTACACGAATGGGTAATGAACCTTGGAGATTAACAAATATTACTAAAGATATTGGAGAGAAGAAAAATTTAGGAGGTAGATATCCAGAACGTCTTAAAAAAATGGTAGCAGAAACTCAAAAATGGACAGAAGGTTTTGTGCAACCTTTATGGTATTATTCTGCAAAAGATGAAGAGTTATGGAAAGATGGTAGAATGCCACAATACAACGAAACTTTTGAGGTAGATATGTTAACTGATTTACCTACTAAAAAGTAG
- a CDS encoding family 43 glycosylhydrolase, which yields MKLVQFVLILTLAFGCTSKSEKEKANKKMFFEKAPEIRAELLRKAKAAIPPSYTENNVTKPILNLNLFPEEGLTDPHVLVDNNRVYLFGGHDESWDTEDTWRMDRWEIRSTNNLINWRKEGEILPIQTYIGDLPNCWAGDIVKVGFNYYWYFSNRNISTGVMIANSPKGPWHDALGKPLLPEGIIGNRPPYDPAVYEENGVYTMFFGAGHYYAVTLGKDMITLADEPKAVIVTDKKGNDKWTADKSTVFKRGAFYYLVWGGQYAMSEKLKGPYVYVGKFLEGGHNDVFQWKGQYYVVMENKDISLFYRGISLKPLYFNEDGTVNVPKDDVGFPNNGREWNFKTTAMGWKGVQGTSVNWDSSAKIKGDINEKTIIESALWPTVDVKKNGIIVLCLKNKSNATKASISIATHEAKNAFWNDTQNINWDKELKIEFCISSNDTEFKEYSFKISDYGKPKELLKRLRIEPSLNANKGSWEIQSIIIKK from the coding sequence ATGAAACTAGTTCAATTTGTTTTGATTTTAACACTTGCTTTTGGTTGTACATCTAAGTCAGAAAAAGAAAAAGCAAATAAAAAAATGTTTTTTGAGAAAGCACCAGAAATTCGTGCTGAACTGCTTCGAAAAGCAAAAGCTGCAATTCCTCCTAGCTATACTGAAAACAATGTAACTAAACCTATTTTAAACCTAAACCTATTTCCAGAAGAGGGATTAACAGATCCTCATGTTTTGGTAGATAATAATAGAGTTTATCTTTTTGGAGGTCATGATGAAAGTTGGGATACAGAAGATACTTGGAGAATGGATCGTTGGGAGATCCGTTCAACAAATAATTTAATTAATTGGAGAAAGGAAGGCGAAATTCTACCCATACAAACTTACATTGGCGATTTGCCAAATTGTTGGGCTGGAGATATTGTAAAAGTAGGGTTTAACTATTATTGGTACTTTTCTAATCGTAATATTAGTACGGGAGTTATGATTGCTAATTCACCAAAAGGTCCTTGGCATGATGCTCTGGGAAAACCACTACTTCCCGAAGGGATAATTGGCAACAGACCTCCTTATGATCCCGCAGTTTATGAAGAAAATGGTGTTTATACAATGTTTTTTGGAGCAGGACATTATTATGCGGTCACACTTGGAAAGGATATGATTACCCTAGCAGATGAGCCTAAAGCTGTTATTGTAACTGATAAAAAAGGTAACGACAAATGGACTGCTGATAAATCTACTGTGTTTAAAAGAGGTGCGTTTTATTATCTCGTTTGGGGAGGACAATATGCAATGTCTGAAAAATTAAAAGGGCCTTATGTTTATGTTGGTAAATTTCTTGAGGGTGGGCATAATGATGTTTTTCAGTGGAAAGGACAGTATTATGTTGTAATGGAAAATAAAGACATTAGTTTATTTTACCGCGGAATTTCATTAAAACCACTTTACTTTAATGAAGATGGTACCGTGAATGTTCCTAAAGATGATGTAGGTTTTCCAAATAATGGAAGAGAGTGGAATTTTAAAACTACAGCAATGGGATGGAAAGGAGTGCAAGGTACTAGCGTAAATTGGGATAGTTCAGCAAAAATAAAAGGTGATATTAATGAAAAAACAATAATTGAAAGTGCTCTTTGGCCAACAGTAGATGTCAAAAAAAATGGAATAATTGTTCTATGCTTAAAAAATAAAAGTAATGCGACGAAAGCTTCGATTAGTATTGCAACACATGAAGCGAAAAATGCATTTTGGAATGATACTCAAAATATAAATTGGGATAAAGAATTAAAAATTGAATTCTGCATTTCTTCAAATGATACTGAATTTAAAGAATACAGCTTCAAAATTAGTGACTATGGTAAACCAAAAGAATTATTAAAACGATTACGAATTGAACCTTCTCTGAATGCAAATAAAGGAAGTTGGGAAATTCAATCAATTATTATAAAAAAATAA
- a CDS encoding GDSL-type esterase/lipase family protein encodes MKNETVTDAVKYSFYKESRTYWKDHKLDYNLHPEKYKKAMSLFHQNQDKYKKTPKTISVTRSDRMEKAVANFQNFDDKNSFSKNSILFVGSSSIAGWKTSISFPDFSVINRGIGGMNMHEIIFHYNSLIKKYSPSIIAIYCDIDIEQGKAPEEAVDVFKKLVEKIKTDFPKTSILLLSMKPVMVDDFIGKDIRKNKAITNTELLNFSKKEKNVHFIDLATPMLHADGTLKTDIFIQDGMHLNKLGYEIWNPIMRKKILELTNKE; translated from the coding sequence TTGAAAAATGAGACGGTAACTGATGCGGTTAAATATTCTTTTTATAAAGAATCTAGAACGTATTGGAAGGATCATAAATTAGATTATAATTTACATCCAGAAAAGTATAAAAAGGCGATGTCTTTGTTTCATCAAAATCAAGATAAATATAAAAAAACTCCCAAAACTATTAGTGTAACAAGAAGTGATAGAATGGAAAAAGCAGTTGCTAATTTCCAGAATTTTGATGATAAGAATTCATTTTCAAAAAATTCAATTTTATTTGTTGGAAGTTCAAGTATTGCTGGTTGGAAAACGTCTATTTCATTTCCAGATTTCTCTGTTATTAACAGAGGGATTGGAGGAATGAATATGCATGAAATTATATTTCATTACAACTCACTTATAAAAAAATACAGTCCTTCAATTATCGCCATTTATTGTGATATTGATATTGAGCAAGGAAAAGCGCCAGAAGAAGCTGTAGATGTGTTTAAAAAACTGGTAGAGAAGATTAAAACAGATTTTCCTAAAACATCCATTTTACTACTTTCTATGAAACCTGTTATGGTAGATGATTTTATAGGAAAAGATATCCGCAAGAACAAAGCAATTACTAATACAGAGCTTTTAAATTTTAGTAAAAAAGAAAAAAATGTTCATTTTATTGATTTAGCCACTCCGATGTTGCATGCAGATGGAACATTGAAAACGGATATTTTTATTCAGGATGGGATGCATTTAAATAAATTGGGATATGAAATCTGGAATCCAATAATGAGAAAAAAGATTTTAGAGTTAACAAATAAAGAGTAG